The following coding sequences lie in one Polluticoccus soli genomic window:
- the atpF gene encoding F0F1 ATP synthase subunit B, with translation MDLLTPELGLFVWTLIAFLAVFFILRKFAWKPILNALSERETGIADSIASAERLKKEMGQMQAENEKIMADAREKRSQILKEAKDEYERIIGKAKEDTKAITDKMMADASQQIQQQKMAALTEVKNEIGNLAVEVAEKVLRKQLAGADAQNDYAKLLAEEIKLN, from the coding sequence ATGGATTTGCTTACTCCCGAATTAGGCTTATTTGTCTGGACGCTGATCGCGTTTCTTGCTGTGTTTTTCATCCTGCGCAAGTTTGCATGGAAACCCATCCTGAATGCACTGAGCGAGCGCGAAACAGGCATCGCTGATTCTATCGCTTCTGCTGAACGCCTGAAGAAAGAAATGGGCCAGATGCAAGCTGAGAACGAAAAGATCATGGCTGATGCTCGTGAAAAACGCTCTCAGATCCTGAAAGAAGCTAAAGACGAATACGAGCGCATCATAGGCAAAGCAAAAGAAGATACTAAAGCTATCACTGATAAAATGATGGCCGACGCATCACAACAAATTCAGCAGCAGAAAATGGCCGCTCTTACTGAAGTTAAGAACGAGATAGGCAACCTGGCTGTAGAAGTAGCTGAGAAAGTACTGCGCAAACAACTGGCTGGTGCCGACGCGCAAAACGACTATGCTAAATTGCTGGCTGAAGAAATTAAACTGAACTAA
- the atpE gene encoding ATP synthase F0 subunit C, producing MSLLNTVLLAIDGTAAAGGAIGAGIAALGAGVGIGQIGKGAVESIARQPEASGDIRANMILTAAFVEGVALFGVIAGLLAIVL from the coding sequence ATGTCTTTGTTAAACACAGTTTTGTTAGCAATTGATGGTACAGCCGCTGCAGGTGGTGCTATCGGTGCTGGTATCGCTGCACTGGGTGCAGGCGTTGGTATCGGTCAAATCGGTAAAGGTGCGGTAGAATCTATCGCTCGTCAACCAGAAGCTTCTGGCGACATCCGTGCTAACATGATCCTTACAGCTGCCTTCGTAGAGGGCGTTGCCCTGTTCGGCGTTATCGCTGGTCTGCTGGCTATCGTACTGTAA
- the atpB gene encoding F0F1 ATP synthase subunit A yields the protein MISRRLFSVLILTFALFSVSNKAIAQHEEGHEPAQHEAAAAGHEGQHEEKKGFNASEVIFGHISDSHYWHLFDVNGEPVSMSLPVMIWHPEKGLSTFSASKFEHGHASHEGYSLQHGMKEKIVSEDGASIIDFSITKNVLSMIISVVLLLWIMLSVAGKYKKNGVMKAPTGMQNALEPVLTFIRDEVGKPNLGHKYMRYMPLLLTIFFFIWINNLLGLLPGGANFTGNIAVTACLAVVAFLVMVFSGNKHFWGHLFNPPGVPLGVKFLLVPIEIISLFIKPIALMIRLFANILAGHIVILSVISMIFIFGALSEVAGWGFVPVSLAFSIFMFFLELLVAAIQAFIFTNLTAVFIGQAIEEGHQHDHAHEDYHAHNPETGQKYNVSKEEIIA from the coding sequence ATGATTTCCAGACGTCTGTTTTCCGTACTGATATTGACTTTTGCGCTGTTTAGCGTATCTAATAAAGCTATTGCTCAACACGAAGAAGGCCACGAGCCTGCCCAGCACGAAGCTGCTGCGGCTGGTCACGAAGGTCAGCATGAAGAGAAAAAAGGCTTCAATGCTTCCGAAGTTATCTTCGGTCACATTAGCGATTCTCACTACTGGCACCTGTTCGACGTGAACGGTGAGCCGGTGAGCATGTCGCTGCCTGTGATGATCTGGCATCCTGAGAAAGGTCTTTCTACGTTCTCAGCTTCAAAGTTCGAGCACGGTCATGCCAGCCACGAAGGCTACAGCCTGCAGCACGGCATGAAAGAAAAGATCGTTTCTGAAGACGGCGCTTCTATCATCGACTTCTCTATTACCAAGAACGTACTGTCAATGATCATCTCAGTAGTATTGCTGCTGTGGATCATGCTGAGCGTTGCTGGTAAGTATAAAAAGAACGGCGTAATGAAAGCTCCTACCGGCATGCAGAATGCACTGGAGCCTGTTCTGACTTTCATCCGCGACGAAGTTGGTAAACCTAACCTGGGTCATAAGTACATGCGCTATATGCCGCTGCTGCTTACCATCTTCTTCTTTATCTGGATCAACAACCTGCTGGGTCTGCTGCCAGGTGGTGCCAATTTTACCGGCAACATCGCAGTTACGGCTTGCCTCGCAGTAGTAGCTTTCCTGGTAATGGTGTTCAGCGGTAACAAGCATTTCTGGGGCCACCTGTTCAACCCTCCGGGAGTACCCCTGGGTGTTAAGTTTTTGCTGGTACCTATCGAGATCATCTCGCTGTTCATCAAACCCATCGCCCTCATGATACGTCTTTTCGCCAACATCCTTGCTGGCCACATCGTAATCCTGAGCGTTATCTCTATGATCTTCATCTTCGGTGCACTGAGCGAAGTAGCCGGTTGGGGCTTTGTACCGGTATCACTGGCTTTCTCGATATTCATGTTCTTCCTTGAGTTGCTGGTAGCAGCTATCCAGGCGTTCATCTTTACTAACCTGACAGCTGTGTTCATCGGCCAGGCTATTGAAGAAGGACACCAACACGATCATGCGCATGAAGACTATCATGCACACAATCCTGAGACTGGTCAGAAATACAACGTTTCGAAAGAAGAGATCATTGCTTAA